One genomic segment of Syngnathus acus chromosome 1, fSynAcu1.2, whole genome shotgun sequence includes these proteins:
- the LOC119127837 gene encoding uncharacterized protein LOC119127837 yields the protein MMRINVFLFFLMFHLHKAQEHVVNEFYPLVEKAPISFVDHPQSNQTRLMVKEPSLPINELLEKSSRTGESKFSLLPLPSAIWPKHSDLAPVPRHHGPHNKSKRGPKSEHLLELNTDKTRGETAGLLPKPSLTASTAPAANRTAQTVINPPHPTEPEGYPNSRSRSAPHPQPAPAPSPRRDPSNRRLDPEENRPGKAGLYQTGISATPPRNNSRPPVTFNRRSASLLYQFDILRRESELPHDAFCMSECRKEKDERDYYCYSEFAVNGVVHDIDVLRKGIRLITLMVSSDGFYKMSRLYATPDSFFFKVRLLVLDTYKCSKPCPDIKLGTRYIVMGQIYHRRRHLPNDLLNLLGARLKPGDGILRSSNYVKRFNKRKHQKVLEATRSKCR from the exons ATGATGAGGattaatgtgtttctttttttcttaatgttCCATCTTCACAAGGCACAGGAACATGTTGTTAATG AATTTTATCCTCTTGTTGAGAAAGCTCCAATAAGTTTTGTGGACCACCCACAGAGCAATCAAACCAGGCTGATGGTGAAAGAACCGTCTTTGCCCATCAATGAACTTTTAGAGAAGAGTAGCAGGACCGGCGAGTCCAAATTCTCCCTCCTTCCTTTACCTTCCGCCATCTGGCCAAAACACAGCGACCTGGCACCCGTCCCTCGCCACCATGGCCCCCACAACAAGAGCAAGCGCGGCCCCAAGAGCGAGCACCTGCTGGAGTTGAACACGGATAAAACCAGAGGAGAAACAGCCGGTCTCCTTCCCAAACCTTCTCTGACGGCGTCGACAGCTCCGGCCGCTAACCGCACCGCTCAGACCGTAATCAACCCGCCTCACCCCACCGAGCCGGAGGGCTATCCCAACTCCAGATCCAGGAGCGCCCCTCACCCACAGCCTGCTCCAGCACCTTCTCCTCGCAGAGACCCCTCCAACAGACGCCTGGACCCAGAGGAGAACCGCCCGGGGAAAGCAGGTCTCTACCAAACCGGAATCAGCGCGACGCCGCCTCGGAACAACAGCCGGCCGCCTGTCACTTTCAACCGGCGCTCCGCCAGCCTCCTCTACCAATTTGATATCCTCAGACGAG AGTCCGAACTCCCCCATGATGCCTTCTGCATGAGCGAGTGCAGGAAGGAGAAGGATGAGAGGGATTATTACTGCTACAGCGAGTTTG CTGTCAACGGGGTCGTCCATGACATTGACGTGCTTCGTAAAGGGATACGTCTCATTACTCTGATGGTGAGCAGCGACGGGTTCTACAAGATGAGTCGCCTCTATGCCACCCCTgacagcttcttcttcaaagTGCGACTTCTGGTCTTGGACACTTACAAATGCAGCAAACCCTGTCCTGATATCAAACTTG GAACCAGATACATCGTAATGGGCCAAATCTACCACCGGAGACGACATCTTCCAAACGATCTCCTGAACCTGCTCGGGGCCCGACTAAAACCAGGCGACGGCATCCTCAGGAGCAGCAATTATGTAAAAAGGTTCAACAAACGGAAGCACCAGAAGGTCCTGGAAGCCACCCGCTCCAAGTGTCGGTGA